A region from the Rhodocyclaceae bacterium genome encodes:
- a CDS encoding tripartite tricarboxylate transporter substrate binding protein produces the protein MDRFVTVSRHAPRLPATPTRALMLAALTVAAGLPAIAAAQAPAWPAKPVRVIFPYPPGGGTDAVGRIATNALTEQLGQTFVVDTRPGASGQIGTEVASKSPADGYTLVLGNVAPMAILPASNPKLPYDPLRDLAPISLIATSDYILTVHPSLPVRNLGDLLALAKKRPGELSFASSGALGGPHLAGELLNLLGGVNMLHVPYKGNGPAVVAVLSGEATMLYGTGPAVVPFAQQGKMRIIATTGLKRTIKDVPAIAEQINDFQVTQWYGLLAPAGTPREIIDRLAKETARAVADPKNAAALVKLGADPMSNSPADFRRFIEGEIARYTKVVKAAKLTAQ, from the coding sequence ATGGACCGATTCGTTACTGTCTCGCGGCACGCGCCGCGCTTGCCCGCCACACCCACGCGGGCTCTCATGCTGGCGGCACTGACCGTCGCGGCGGGGCTGCCAGCGATCGCGGCCGCGCAGGCACCGGCCTGGCCGGCCAAGCCGGTGCGCGTGATCTTCCCGTATCCGCCCGGCGGTGGCACCGACGCGGTGGGCCGCATCGCGACCAATGCGCTGACCGAGCAACTCGGCCAGACGTTCGTCGTCGATACCCGTCCGGGTGCCAGCGGGCAGATCGGCACCGAGGTGGCCAGCAAGTCGCCTGCCGATGGCTACACGCTCGTGCTCGGCAACGTCGCACCGATGGCGATCCTGCCGGCGTCCAACCCGAAGCTGCCCTACGACCCGCTGCGCGACCTGGCGCCGATCAGCCTGATCGCGACCTCCGACTACATCCTGACCGTGCATCCGTCGCTGCCGGTGAGGAACCTCGGCGACCTGCTCGCGCTCGCGAAGAAGCGCCCGGGCGAACTCAGCTTCGCCTCCAGCGGTGCACTGGGTGGTCCGCACCTCGCCGGTGAGCTGCTGAACCTGCTCGGGGGCGTGAACATGCTTCACGTGCCGTACAAGGGCAACGGTCCGGCCGTGGTCGCCGTGCTCTCGGGCGAGGCGACGATGCTCTACGGCACCGGGCCGGCCGTGGTGCCGTTCGCCCAGCAGGGAAAGATGCGCATCATCGCGACCACCGGCCTCAAGCGCACGATCAAGGACGTGCCGGCGATCGCCGAGCAGATCAACGATTTCCAGGTCACCCAGTGGTACGGACTGCTTGCGCCCGCCGGAACACCGCGCGAGATCATCGACCGGCTGGCGAAAGAGACCGCGCGCGCGGTAGCCGACCCGAAGAACGCCGCCGCGCTGGTCAAGCTCGGGGCCGACCCGATGTCGAACAGCCCGGCAGACTTCCGCCGCTTCATCGAAGGCGAGATCGCCCGCTACACGAAGGTGGTGAAGGCGGCGAAACTTACCGCCCAATGA
- a CDS encoding class I SAM-dependent methyltransferase encodes MAQLPNRTRRGFTVSLALLGTSVALTSMLPGCAATPAIDHDAVLASPLRPDDDRKADARRLPADLLRLSMVRPGMSVLDISAGGGYTTQVFSVAVGATGKVWAQAPKPGPALLARAKATPSAIEVLTRPFDDPFPADAPRVDLVTLVLSYHDIVNTPTDRMKMNRAMFDALKPGGRLVIMDHSGRPGTGLTETQTLHRIEEAALRREIEAAGFVFEADGAAWRNPADARASHYREAKPSSDKFALRFARPR; translated from the coding sequence ATGGCCCAGCTACCGAATCGCACCCGTCGGGGCTTCACCGTCAGCCTCGCCCTGCTCGGCACCTCCGTCGCGCTGACGTCGATGCTGCCCGGCTGCGCAGCCACGCCGGCCATCGACCATGACGCGGTGCTGGCCAGCCCGCTGCGGCCGGACGATGACCGCAAGGCCGATGCGCGGCGGCTGCCGGCCGACCTGCTGCGCCTGTCGATGGTGCGCCCGGGCATGAGCGTGCTCGACATCTCCGCCGGCGGTGGTTACACCACGCAGGTGTTCTCGGTCGCGGTGGGGGCGACCGGCAAGGTCTGGGCGCAGGCACCTAAACCGGGGCCTGCCCTCCTCGCGCGCGCGAAGGCCACGCCGTCCGCCATCGAAGTTCTGACGCGCCCGTTCGACGATCCGTTCCCGGCCGACGCGCCGCGCGTCGATCTGGTCACGCTGGTCCTGTCCTACCACGACATCGTGAACACGCCGACCGACCGCATGAAGATGAACCGGGCGATGTTCGATGCACTCAAACCCGGCGGCCGGCTGGTGATCATGGACCACTCCGGGCGGCCCGGCACCGGCCTCACCGAAACGCAGACCCTGCACCGCATCGAAGAGGCGGCGCTGCGCCGCGAGATCGAGGCGGCAGGCTTCGTGTTCGAGGCTGACGGCGCGGCGTGGCGCAACCCTGCCGACGCGCGCGCGTCCCACTACAGAGAAGCGAAACCGTCGAGCGACAAGTTCGCGCTGCGCTTCGCGCGACCGCGCTAG
- a CDS encoding glutathione S-transferase family protein, with translation MLKLWGRLTSNRTQKVLWTLAEIGIDFDFILASGVMGPGGHVAKGNTPFGVVDTPQYRALNPNGRIPTIDDDGYVLWESNAICRYLVMQYAPEAMYGNDVRTFASATRWQDFENNELLPPQHELVMELVRLPPEQRSADNLAKARAAFNKRLEIIEAQLGQSRFMVGDRFTFGDIPIGIRVHRWVLLEAERPRFPNIERWYAGLVERPAFQRFTADPANHVEG, from the coding sequence ATGCTGAAGCTCTGGGGCAGGCTGACATCCAATCGCACGCAGAAGGTGCTCTGGACGCTCGCCGAGATCGGAATCGACTTCGATTTCATCCTGGCCAGCGGCGTGATGGGGCCGGGCGGCCATGTCGCGAAGGGCAATACGCCCTTCGGCGTGGTCGACACGCCTCAGTATCGTGCGCTCAATCCCAACGGACGCATCCCGACGATCGACGACGACGGCTACGTGCTGTGGGAGTCGAACGCGATCTGCCGCTACCTGGTGATGCAGTACGCGCCCGAGGCGATGTACGGCAACGACGTGCGCACCTTTGCGTCGGCGACCCGCTGGCAGGATTTCGAGAACAACGAACTGCTGCCGCCGCAGCACGAACTCGTGATGGAACTGGTGCGGCTGCCTCCGGAGCAGCGCAGCGCGGACAATCTGGCGAAGGCGCGCGCCGCATTCAACAAGCGGCTGGAGATCATCGAGGCCCAGCTCGGGCAGAGCCGCTTCATGGTCGGCGACCGCTTCACCTTCGGCGACATCCCGATCGGCATCCGCGTCCATCGCTGGGTGCTGCTGGAAGCCGAGCGCCCGCGCTTCCCGAACATCGAGCGCTGGTATGCCGGGCTGGTAGAGCGGCCGGCGTTCCAGCGTTTCACCGCCGACCCGGCCAACCATGTCGAGGGCTGA
- a CDS encoding FAD-dependent oxidoreductase, giving the protein MSFDVIVVGEGIAGLATARDCARAGLRTGTVEQMMFGGLVTSINELIDWPDGGGEPCSGSDLAANWITEAADAGVESLGGCATGLEASGSGLRLHTDGGTHEARCVVVATGASRRPLGIPAEADYVDRGLSHCADCDGPLVKGADVVVVGGGDSALQEAAVLAHYARTVHVVHRGSAFRARPAVRAAFEQAFAGRGEALRIHWQSTLASIEGTDGIDAVTVAGPSGTSRLPVRAVYPCVGLVPNSGWTALAIDAHGAIETDARLAASLPGVYAVGAVRAGYGGRLVDAVADAALAARSVKELLQC; this is encoded by the coding sequence ATGAGCTTCGACGTGATCGTGGTGGGCGAGGGCATCGCCGGGCTGGCGACGGCGCGCGACTGCGCGCGCGCCGGGCTGCGCACCGGTACCGTCGAGCAGATGATGTTCGGCGGTCTGGTGACGAGCATCAACGAGCTGATCGACTGGCCGGACGGCGGAGGCGAACCCTGCTCCGGCAGCGACCTGGCCGCGAACTGGATCACCGAGGCAGCCGACGCCGGCGTCGAGAGCCTGGGCGGTTGCGCGACCGGACTCGAGGCATCGGGCAGCGGCCTGCGGCTGCACACCGATGGGGGCACGCATGAAGCGCGCTGCGTGGTGGTCGCTACCGGCGCCTCGCGGCGGCCACTCGGCATCCCGGCCGAGGCGGACTATGTCGACCGCGGCCTGTCGCACTGTGCCGACTGTGACGGGCCCCTGGTCAAGGGCGCCGATGTGGTGGTGGTCGGTGGTGGCGACAGCGCGCTGCAGGAGGCCGCAGTGCTGGCGCACTACGCGCGCACGGTACATGTCGTCCATCGGGGCAGCGCGTTCCGCGCGCGGCCGGCGGTGCGCGCTGCATTCGAGCAGGCCTTCGCGGGGCGCGGCGAGGCGCTGCGCATCCACTGGCAGTCGACGCTGGCCTCGATCGAAGGCACCGACGGCATTGACGCGGTGACCGTCGCCGGGCCCTCGGGAACGTCCCGGCTGCCGGTGCGCGCGGTATACCCGTGCGTCGGCCTGGTGCCCAACAGTGGATGGACCGCGCTGGCCATCGACGCGCATGGCGCGATCGAGACCGATGCGCGGCTCGCCGCGTCGCTGCCGGGCGTCTACGCGGTCGGGGCCGTGCGTGCCGGATACGGCGGGCGGCTGGTCGATGCAGTGGCCGATGCGGCGCTGGCTGCACGGTCCGTGAAGGAGTTGCTGCAATGCTGA
- a CDS encoding M1 family peptidase → MSRQRHGVQQGTSAAAARSIGVVVLAALVMAGTMPTVWAAAAAAVPLARPAHTAALPQVTMSIRFDPESRLLHGEATWTIPAGVALELSLDRRFTLEAVSVEGRPQPLPAGTSGAGRQTRQVLAVAAVASGTRQWQFRWQGELAPLDPKIDHRGVIAALPPMASPRGSYLPAGSGWYPETTSPIHYRVRIDLPANQRAVVPGRLVSESTDATGSRTVFESQLPTEGITLMAGPYRVDERMLALPGGRSVRLRTYFVESVHALAQDYLAAAAAPIERHDREIGPYPFDGFSIVSSPLPTGFGLPGATYIGEAVLGLPFMRGQSLAHEVLHNWWGNGVRADWRSGNWSEGLTTLMADHALRAAQSPEAARLMRWSWLRDFAAVAPGSDTPLDRFTARTHGAASAVGYGKSAMLFHMVRAEIGEAAFDQALRDLWRSHAGRTASWQDLQLAFERRAGRSLGGLFTPMVTGTGAPSLVAQSIRAHAAGGALQVTFAEPMPYSFSLPVVAWTGTRTEPGTLELRRGERTAIYTVPGGRMPEALQLDPGFAAWRRLGPDESPPLLRDAMLAADIRVIVASDGDDGWKAAASELASRMREAARPPAARPSDLDAPGPLLVIGRHEDIERLVRRDPRLARPAALARMPDAALWAARAANGAPRLLVSVEDTASLIDLHRRAPHYGAQGHVGFRNGRAIVSGVGSIETPRIPVSP, encoded by the coding sequence ATGAGCAGACAGCGGCACGGCGTACAGCAGGGTACGTCCGCCGCAGCCGCGCGGTCGATCGGCGTCGTCGTGCTGGCTGCGCTGGTGATGGCGGGCACGATGCCGACAGTGTGGGCTGCAGCGGCTGCGGCGGTACCGCTGGCGCGGCCTGCGCATACAGCGGCCTTGCCGCAGGTAACGATGTCGATCCGGTTCGATCCCGAGAGCCGGCTGCTGCACGGAGAAGCCACCTGGACAATCCCGGCGGGCGTCGCACTCGAGCTGTCGCTCGACCGACGCTTCACCCTGGAAGCCGTGTCGGTCGAGGGCCGGCCACAGCCACTGCCTGCGGGCACCTCGGGGGCCGGCAGGCAGACACGCCAGGTCCTCGCGGTCGCAGCAGTGGCCAGCGGCACACGCCAGTGGCAGTTCCGCTGGCAGGGAGAACTCGCCCCCCTCGACCCAAAGATCGACCACCGCGGCGTGATCGCCGCACTGCCGCCGATGGCCTCCCCCCGCGGCAGCTACCTGCCGGCCGGGTCCGGCTGGTACCCCGAGACAACCTCCCCGATCCACTACCGCGTGCGCATCGACCTGCCGGCGAACCAGCGTGCCGTCGTGCCCGGGAGGCTCGTCTCGGAATCGACCGACGCCACCGGCTCGCGCACCGTGTTCGAATCGCAGCTGCCCACCGAAGGCATCACGCTGATGGCCGGCCCGTATCGGGTGGACGAGCGGATGCTGGCCTTGCCGGGCGGACGCAGCGTGCGGCTTCGCACCTACTTCGTCGAGAGCGTGCACGCGCTGGCTCAGGACTACCTCGCCGCCGCCGCCGCGCCGATCGAGCGCCATGACCGCGAGATCGGCCCCTATCCGTTCGACGGCTTCAGCATCGTGTCCTCGCCGCTGCCGACCGGGTTCGGCCTGCCCGGTGCCACCTACATCGGCGAGGCCGTGCTCGGCCTGCCCTTCATGCGTGGCCAATCGCTCGCCCATGAAGTGCTGCACAACTGGTGGGGCAATGGCGTGCGTGCCGACTGGCGCAGCGGCAACTGGAGCGAGGGACTGACCACGCTGATGGCCGACCATGCCCTGCGCGCGGCACAGTCGCCGGAGGCGGCCCGCCTGATGCGCTGGAGCTGGCTGCGCGATTTCGCCGCGGTCGCACCGGGCAGCGATACGCCGCTGGACCGTTTCACCGCGCGCACGCACGGCGCCGCCTCGGCCGTCGGCTACGGCAAGTCGGCGATGCTGTTCCACATGGTCCGCGCCGAGATCGGCGAGGCCGCGTTCGACCAGGCGCTGCGCGACCTCTGGCGCAGCCATGCCGGACGTACCGCCTCGTGGCAGGACCTGCAGCTGGCCTTCGAACGCCGCGCCGGGCGCTCGCTGGGCGGACTGTTCACACCGATGGTCACCGGCACCGGCGCACCGTCGCTGGTTGCACAGTCGATCCGCGCGCATGCAGCGGGCGGCGCGCTGCAGGTCACGTTCGCCGAGCCGATGCCGTATTCGTTTTCACTGCCCGTGGTCGCCTGGACCGGCACGCGCACCGAACCCGGCACGCTGGAACTGCGGCGCGGCGAGCGCACCGCCATCTACACGGTGCCGGGCGGACGCATGCCCGAGGCGCTGCAGCTCGACCCGGGTTTCGCAGCGTGGCGCCGGCTCGGACCCGACGAATCGCCGCCGCTGCTGCGCGATGCCATGCTGGCGGCCGACATCCGCGTGATCGTCGCCAGCGACGGTGACGACGGCTGGAAGGCGGCCGCCAGCGAGCTCGCGTCCAGGATGCGCGAGGCAGCGCGCCCCCCCGCCGCCCGGCCATCAGACCTGGACGCACCCGGCCCGCTGCTGGTGATCGGGCGCCACGAAGACATCGAGCGCCTGGTGCGCCGCGACCCGCGCCTGGCACGTCCGGCCGCACTCGCACGCATGCCCGACGCCGCGCTGTGGGCTGCCCGCGCCGCGAACGGCGCCCCCCGCCTGCTGGTCTCGGTCGAAGACACCGCCTCACTGATCGACCTGCACCGGCGGGCACCGCATTACGGCGCCCAGGGACATGTCGGCTTCCGCAACGGACGGGCGATCGTGTCGGGCGTGGGGAGCATCGAGACACCGAGGATTCCGGTTTCGCCCTGA
- a CDS encoding PQQ-dependent sugar dehydrogenase — protein sequence MATPLDQIPLDRIRVPEGFKVEVWAHGIPGGRMMARAPGGTVFVGTRTIGRVYAVYEQNGQRVNKVVAEKLVQPNGVLVQNGSLYIAAINRVFRYDNIEANLENIPTPVDMTEAFKLPPEVHHNWKFLAFGPDGKIYFQVGAPCNACEINPGVHGQIRRYNLDGSGMEIVARGVRNTVGFDFHPKTGELWFTDNGRDWAGENGFEDELNRLPANMIGANFGFPYCHANGQPDPDVRVPNPCANTILPVTLLGAHTAALGMRFYTGKMFPADYQNSIMIARRGSWNRTERAGYDVVRVTTTPDGRNARVTPFMTGFLDTAKNAYYGRPVDVLQLPDGSMLVADEQNGAIYRVSYSR from the coding sequence ATCGCGACACCGCTCGACCAGATCCCGCTCGACCGCATCCGCGTGCCCGAGGGCTTCAAGGTGGAAGTCTGGGCGCACGGCATTCCCGGTGGACGCATGATGGCACGTGCCCCGGGGGGCACGGTGTTCGTCGGCACCCGCACGATCGGCCGCGTCTACGCGGTCTACGAGCAGAACGGCCAGCGCGTCAACAAGGTGGTTGCAGAGAAGCTCGTGCAGCCCAACGGCGTGCTGGTGCAGAACGGCTCGCTGTACATCGCTGCGATCAACCGCGTGTTCCGCTACGACAACATCGAGGCCAACCTCGAGAACATCCCGACGCCGGTTGACATGACCGAGGCGTTCAAGTTGCCGCCCGAGGTGCACCACAACTGGAAGTTCCTTGCCTTCGGCCCCGACGGGAAGATCTATTTCCAGGTCGGCGCGCCCTGCAATGCCTGCGAGATCAACCCCGGCGTGCATGGTCAGATCCGTCGCTACAACCTCGATGGCTCGGGCATGGAGATCGTCGCGCGCGGTGTACGCAACACCGTGGGCTTCGACTTCCATCCGAAGACCGGCGAGCTCTGGTTCACCGACAACGGACGTGACTGGGCTGGCGAGAACGGCTTCGAGGACGAACTCAACCGCCTGCCTGCCAACATGATCGGCGCGAACTTCGGCTTCCCGTACTGCCACGCCAACGGACAGCCCGACCCGGATGTCCGCGTGCCCAATCCCTGCGCCAACACCATTCTTCCGGTGACGTTGCTTGGGGCGCACACGGCCGCACTGGGCATGCGCTTCTACACCGGCAAGATGTTCCCGGCCGACTACCAGAACTCGATCATGATCGCGCGTCGCGGTTCGTGGAACCGCACCGAACGCGCAGGCTATGACGTGGTGCGCGTGACGACGACGCCGGATGGCCGCAATGCGCGGGTCACCCCGTTCATGACCGGCTTCCTGGATACCGCGAAGAACGCCTACTACGGCCGGCCGGTCGATGTGCTGCAGTTGCCCGACGGATCGATGCTGGTCGCCGACGAGCAGAATGGCGCGATCTACCGCGTGAGCTACTCGCGGTGA
- a CDS encoding aminotransferase class V-fold PLP-dependent enzyme, translated as MNDMKAPAAVSQAPLTPAQVRAMYPGALSQTYLDVAGRCLIGTPVREAIERHLDMRMLGGDKAAMFALVERTRASFARLVNAHPDEIAYTKNISEGLNIVATAIDWKPGENVVLCADLEHANNVYVWLNLARRFGVEVRAIPMSGGMYPVEEMAAAVDAKTRLVTLCAVSFAPGFRTDLAPLSDACRRHDALFMVDGAQSAGMIDSDVERFGIDALAVSTQKGLLALYGMGFLYVRRRWAERLAPMFLARFGVDLGEKGEAALGDFDFKLMPGARRFDLGNYNFIGAAAADASMDLIHRVGIANIEAHNTALAVQLAEGLQALGLPLIGAPRGAQRSQIVMIGAMGDGHDVADDGRMQSLYEHLSAHGVKLSVRRGALRFSIHVYNDASDIERVLSLCRAWVGTVGKGAR; from the coding sequence ATGAATGACATGAAGGCACCGGCTGCCGTCAGCCAGGCACCACTGACACCGGCCCAGGTCCGCGCGATGTACCCCGGCGCGCTGTCGCAGACCTACCTCGACGTGGCCGGCCGCTGCTTGATCGGCACCCCGGTGCGCGAGGCGATCGAGCGCCACCTCGACATGCGGATGCTCGGCGGCGACAAGGCTGCGATGTTCGCGCTGGTCGAGCGTACCCGCGCCAGCTTCGCGCGGCTCGTGAACGCCCACCCGGACGAGATCGCCTACACCAAGAACATCTCCGAGGGACTCAACATCGTCGCCACCGCGATCGACTGGAAGCCGGGCGAGAACGTGGTGCTCTGCGCCGACCTGGAGCACGCGAACAACGTGTACGTCTGGCTCAACCTGGCGCGACGGTTCGGCGTCGAGGTGCGCGCGATCCCGATGAGCGGCGGCATGTACCCGGTGGAGGAGATGGCCGCGGCGGTGGACGCGAAGACCCGGCTGGTCACGCTGTGCGCGGTGAGTTTCGCGCCCGGCTTCCGTACCGACCTCGCGCCCCTGTCGGACGCCTGCCGCCGCCACGACGCGCTGTTCATGGTCGACGGCGCGCAGTCGGCCGGCATGATCGACAGCGATGTCGAGCGCTTCGGCATCGATGCGCTCGCGGTATCGACGCAGAAGGGCCTGCTCGCGCTCTACGGCATGGGCTTCCTGTACGTGCGCCGGCGCTGGGCCGAGCGCCTCGCGCCGATGTTTCTCGCGCGCTTCGGCGTCGACCTGGGCGAGAAGGGCGAGGCGGCGCTGGGCGACTTCGACTTCAAGCTGATGCCGGGCGCGCGGCGCTTCGACCTGGGCAACTACAACTTCATCGGCGCTGCCGCGGCCGATGCGTCGATGGACCTGATCCACCGCGTCGGCATCGCGAACATCGAGGCGCACAATACCGCGCTGGCCGTGCAGCTGGCGGAAGGCCTGCAGGCGCTCGGCCTGCCGCTGATCGGCGCGCCGCGCGGCGCGCAGCGCAGCCAGATCGTGATGATCGGTGCGATGGGCGATGGCCACGACGTGGCCGACGACGGCCGCATGCAGTCGCTCTACGAGCACCTGAGCGCCCATGGCGTGAAGCTGTCGGTGCGGCGCGGCGCGCTGCGCTTCTCCATCCATGTCTACAACGACGCATCCGACATCGAGCGAGTGCTGTCGCTCTGCAGGGCGTGGGTCGGCACGGTGGGCAAGGGCGCACGATGA
- a CDS encoding c-type cytochrome, producing MTGNVDRAPQPLRRVFASVALAATLAASVASAQQVWRAGDPARGAALAAACAGCHGEHGAAPIPGTPALASQQPEFLMLQLVLMREGLRDVPAMTGTLKGLNDRDLVDIATYYGAARPFSSPPARDPALYARGEALSGAMGCNSCHMGDYSGQRQVPRLVNQREDYLAAALRAYRDDRRSGTDTSMNAVMYKAVDSDIAAIAHYLAQRSAGSADSPSTKATKASPGAGAR from the coding sequence GTGACAGGCAACGTCGATCGCGCGCCGCAGCCGTTGCGGCGCGTGTTCGCGTCGGTTGCGCTGGCCGCGACGCTCGCAGCCAGCGTGGCGTCCGCCCAGCAGGTCTGGCGTGCCGGCGATCCTGCCAGGGGGGCAGCGCTCGCCGCTGCCTGCGCCGGCTGTCACGGCGAACACGGTGCGGCGCCGATTCCAGGCACCCCGGCGCTGGCCAGCCAGCAGCCGGAGTTCCTGATGCTGCAACTGGTGCTGATGCGCGAAGGGTTGCGCGACGTGCCGGCGATGACCGGGACACTGAAGGGGCTCAACGACCGCGATCTGGTGGATATCGCCACCTACTACGGAGCAGCCCGGCCGTTCAGCAGCCCGCCTGCGCGCGATCCGGCGTTGTACGCCCGCGGCGAAGCGCTGTCCGGGGCGATGGGTTGCAACAGCTGCCACATGGGCGACTACAGCGGGCAGCGCCAGGTGCCGCGTCTGGTCAACCAGCGTGAAGACTACCTGGCAGCCGCGCTGCGCGCCTACCGGGACGACCGGCGCAGCGGCACGGATACCAGCATGAATGCGGTGATGTACAAGGCCGTCGACTCGGATATTGCCGCGATCGCGCATTACCTCGCGCAGCGTAGCGCGGGGTCTGCCGATTCGCCTTCGACGAAAGCGACGAAAGCGAGCCCGGGCGCGGGCGCTAGGTAG
- a CDS encoding universal stress protein encodes MYRKILVAIDDSDTSARGLDEAIKLARGESAQLCILHAIEPTALAMYPEAAAYADDLFQLLRESGKQVLQKAAAKAARRGVKARTALIDNRGFPIAELIVEYAGAWKAEVIVLGTHGRRGFSHLLMGSDAESVVRLSPIPVLLVRSPEGGGPKAAPAKRAGGAKRSAGRKRA; translated from the coding sequence ATGTACCGCAAGATACTGGTAGCGATCGACGACAGCGACACATCCGCACGCGGCCTCGACGAGGCCATCAAGCTGGCCAGGGGCGAGTCGGCCCAGTTGTGCATCCTGCATGCGATCGAACCGACTGCGCTCGCGATGTACCCGGAAGCCGCAGCCTATGCGGATGACCTGTTCCAATTGTTGCGCGAGTCGGGCAAGCAGGTGCTGCAGAAGGCGGCCGCCAAGGCTGCCCGGCGTGGGGTGAAGGCGCGCACGGCGCTGATCGACAACCGTGGCTTTCCGATCGCGGAGCTGATCGTCGAGTATGCGGGAGCCTGGAAGGCCGAGGTGATCGTGCTCGGCACCCACGGCCGACGCGGGTTCAGCCACCTGCTGATGGGCAGCGACGCCGAGAGCGTCGTGCGCCTCTCACCGATCCCGGTGCTGCTCGTGCGCAGCCCTGAGGGCGGGGGGCCGAAGGCGGCGCCAGCGAAGCGGGCCGGCGGCGCGAAGCGCAGTGCCGGCCGCAAGCGCGCGTAG
- a CDS encoding tripartite tricarboxylate transporter substrate binding protein, with translation MHDRQPHTRRVPNSLATLLIGICFALLPWGASATDVRFPNRPVRFIVGNTAGSGADLAARIVARGLTDAWKETVIVDNRGGVGGLLAAEIVAKAEPDGQTLMLAQEGAIVIAPAIQRNLSFDPQKALAPVVNLADTDYVLIASAKSGIKTLDDLRTLALKQPGQRTFASAGVGTVHHLGFEQLNQLLGISMVHVPFKGGPPGAAEVAAGNVDVMFVSPAAAMGFATSGRVFPVATGGVKRNPQFPAAPAVGETYKGFRVVSWFALYAPASAPPRLLEKIARDATDVVRSPDIRSQLTAQGINPVGGTPKQMADLVRSDARTYGETIKRLKITAD, from the coding sequence ATGCACGACAGACAGCCCCACACGCGACGTGTTCCCAACTCGCTCGCCACCCTGCTGATCGGCATCTGTTTCGCGCTTCTTCCCTGGGGTGCCTCGGCCACCGATGTGCGCTTCCCGAACCGGCCGGTACGCTTCATCGTCGGCAACACCGCTGGCAGCGGCGCAGACCTGGCAGCCCGCATCGTCGCGCGCGGCCTCACGGACGCATGGAAGGAGACGGTGATCGTCGACAACCGTGGCGGCGTCGGCGGGCTGCTCGCGGCCGAGATCGTCGCCAAGGCGGAGCCCGACGGCCAGACGCTGATGCTGGCCCAGGAGGGTGCCATCGTCATCGCCCCGGCCATCCAGCGCAACCTGAGCTTCGATCCGCAGAAGGCGCTGGCACCGGTGGTCAATCTCGCCGATACCGATTACGTGCTGATCGCGTCGGCGAAGTCCGGCATCAAGACCCTCGACGACCTTCGTACACTGGCCCTGAAGCAGCCCGGGCAGCGCACCTTTGCCTCGGCCGGCGTAGGCACCGTTCACCACCTCGGCTTCGAGCAGCTGAACCAGTTGCTGGGCATCTCGATGGTGCACGTGCCGTTCAAGGGCGGACCGCCCGGCGCAGCCGAGGTCGCGGCCGGCAACGTCGACGTGATGTTCGTCTCGCCCGCCGCCGCCATGGGCTTCGCCACCAGCGGCCGCGTGTTCCCGGTGGCAACCGGCGGCGTCAAGCGCAATCCTCAGTTCCCGGCGGCGCCCGCGGTCGGCGAAACCTACAAGGGCTTCCGCGTGGTGAGCTGGTTCGCGCTGTATGCGCCGGCGAGCGCGCCACCACGCCTGCTCGAAAAGATCGCGCGCGATGCCACGGATGTCGTGCGCTCGCCCGACATCCGCAGCCAGCTCACCGCGCAGGGCATCAACCCGGTGGGCGGCACGCCCAAGCAGATGGCCGACCTGGTGCGCTCGGACGCGCGTACGTACGGGGAGACGATCAAGCGGCTGAAGATCACGGCGGACTGA